The DNA segment GGCCGTGCGGGGAGCGATGTCGTGTTCACTCAGGGCTGCAAACATCAAAACCCCCCGTTCTGTTCCGTATCCTGTGCCCGCTCATTCCCACTGTGTTCGCTCGCAAGCTCCTTCAGGAGGAGCGCGAGTACGCTCCGTACACTCTCCATACGAATTTCCGCGCGGTCGCCGTTCAACCGCAGGGCCTCCACTTTTCCGCCACCGGCGGAACCGGAACCGTGGCCGGCAGGTCCGTCCACGGCCACGAAGACGGTCCCCACGGGCTGTCCGTCCTGCTTCTCGGGCCCCGCTACGCCAGTCGTGGCGATGCCCCAGTCGGCTCCCAGCGCCTTCCGCACACCTGCCGCCATTTGGGCCGCGACCTGCGGATTCACGGCTCCGTGCTGTGCCAGCAAGGAGGCGTCGACGCCGAGCAGCTCATGCTTCAGCTCGGTGGCGTAGGCGGTCACCGATCCCCGGAAGGCCTTGGATGCCCCGGGGGCGGCTGTGATTTCCGCCGCAACCAGTCCGCCGGTCAGCGACTCGGCGACAGCGAGCGTCTCACCGTTCACTGCGAGTAGTCGCACCACGTCGGCGGCCGGGGAACTCACGCTTCCGTCTCCTCCAACGCGGCTTTGCGCTCTGCGATTCCTTGCCTGCGCAGCACAATGGCTTGTCTCACATAGTCGAGCCCGGTCACCACGGTCAGCACGACCGCCGCGGCCATCACCCACCACCGCAGGGTGGCCAGCCATCCCGTCAGCGCCAGGATGTACATCCCGACGGCCACGCCCTGCGTGAGGGTCTTCAGCTTGCCGCCGCGGCTCGCCGGGATCACGCCGTACCGGATGACGATGAAACGAAGCAGCGTGATCCCGAGTTCCCGGCCGAGGATGACGCCGGTCACCCACCACGGCAGATCGCCCAGCGCGGACAGACAGATCAGCGCCGCCCCCATGATCGCCTTGTCGGCGATGGGGTCGGCGATCTTCCCGAAGTCGGTGACGAGGTCGTACGCCCGCGCCAGATGACCGTCGAAGAGGTCGGTGATCATGGCGATGGCGAAGGCCGCCCAGGCCAGCGAGCGCCACGCCGGGTCGTATCCGCCGTCGGCCAGCATCAGTGCCACGAACGCGGGCACCAGCACCAGCCGGAGCATGGTCAGGAGGTTGGCGACGTTCCAGACGCTTGCCTGATTGACGGCCGCGGCCGCGATCTTCCCGCCGCGCGCGGGCTTCGTACCGCCGGGGACACCCGCTTCGGCGCCGCCCGTCTTCGAGCCGCCGGCCGCCTTCGAGCCACCGGCCTTGGACGAACCCACCGCACTCGCTCTGCCTGCCGCACCCGCCTGGGAGGCGCCCCCCGCGGCGGACGCCGGGACTCCGGTCATCTGCCAGCCTCCTCACTACACGCGAGCGTGCCCTGCAGCGGCTCGGCCACCAGGTCGACACCTTCCGTACCGACCACCTTCGCCTCGACCATACGACCGATGCTCAGTCCCTCGCCGCTCGTGAGCAGCACCTGGCCGTCCGTCTCCGGTGCCTGGTGGGCCGCACGGCCGTACGCGCCGTCCGCGTCCTCGGAGTCCACCGACTCGACGAGCACCTGCAGCGTCTCCCCGAGGCGCTCCTCGGCCCGCTGCGAGACGAGCTCCTCCGCGAGCCGGGAGACACGTGCCAACCGCTCGGCGACGACGTCCTCGTCGAGCTTGTTCTCGTAGGTCGCGGCCTCCGTGCCGTCCTCGTCGGAGTAGCCGAAGACGCCGATGGCGTCCAGCCGCGCGCCGTTCAGGAACCGCTCCAGCTCGGCGAGGTCGGACTCGCTCTCGCCGGGGAAGCCGACGATGAAATTGGAGCGCACGCCGGCCTGCGGTGCCTTGCCGCGGATGGTGTCGAGCAACTCCAGGAAGCGGTCGGTGTCCCCGAAGCGGCGCATCGAGCGCAGCACGTCGGGCGCGGAGTGCTGGAAGGACAGGTCGAAGTACGGGGCGATCTTCGGCGTCGAGGTCAGCACGTCGATGAGGCCGGGCCGCATCTCGGCCGGCTGGAGGTAGCTGACGCGGACACGCTCGATGCCATCGACCTCGGCGAGCTCCGGCAGGAGGGACTCCAGCAGACGGATGTCGCCCAGGTCCTTGCCGTACGAGGTGTTGTTCTCGGAGACCAGCATGATCTCCTTCACACCCTGTTCGGCCAGCCACCGCGTCTCGTTCAGCACGTCGCTGGGTCGGCGCGAGATGAAGGAGCCACGGAAGGACGGGATGGCGCAGAAGGAGCAGCGCCGGTCGCAGCCGGAGGCGAGCTTCACCGAGGCGACCGGGGCGCCGTCGAGGCGTCGGCGCAGGGGCGCGCGGGGACCGGAGGCCGGAGCGAGCCCGTCCGGGAGGTCGACGGGCGCGTGCCCGGGCAGCGCGACCTCGGCCGCGGACTCCTGCCGCTCGGCCGGGCTGATCGGCAGCAGCTTGCGCCGGTCGCGCGGGGTGTGCGAGGCGTGGATGCCGCCGTTCAGGATGGTCTGCAGGCGGTCCGAGATATCGGAGTAGTCATCGAAGCCGAGCACGCCGTCGGCCTCGGGGAGGGCCTCCGCGAGCTCCTTGCCGTACCGCTCGGCCATACAGCCCACCGCCACGACGGCCTGGGTTCTCCCATGCCCCTTGAGGTCGTTGGCCTCCAGGAGGGCGTCGACGGAGTCCTTCTTGGCGGCGTCGACGAAGCCACAGGT comes from the Streptomyces sp. NBC_00443 genome and includes:
- a CDS encoding CinA family protein, translating into MSSPAADVVRLLAVNGETLAVAESLTGGLVAAEITAAPGASKAFRGSVTAYATELKHELLGVDASLLAQHGAVNPQVAAQMAAGVRKALGADWGIATTGVAGPEKQDGQPVGTVFVAVDGPAGHGSGSAGGGKVEALRLNGDRAEIRMESVRSVLALLLKELASEHSGNERAQDTEQNGGF
- the pgsA gene encoding CDP-diacylglycerol--glycerol-3-phosphate 3-phosphatidyltransferase, translated to MTGVPASAAGGASQAGAAGRASAVGSSKAGGSKAAGGSKTGGAEAGVPGGTKPARGGKIAAAAVNQASVWNVANLLTMLRLVLVPAFVALMLADGGYDPAWRSLAWAAFAIAMITDLFDGHLARAYDLVTDFGKIADPIADKAIMGAALICLSALGDLPWWVTGVILGRELGITLLRFIVIRYGVIPASRGGKLKTLTQGVAVGMYILALTGWLATLRWWVMAAAVVLTVVTGLDYVRQAIVLRRQGIAERKAALEETEA
- the rimO gene encoding 30S ribosomal protein S12 methylthiotransferase RimO yields the protein MPERRTVALVTLGCARNEVDSEELAGRLEADGWHLVEDAGDADVAVVNTCGFVDAAKKDSVDALLEANDLKGHGRTQAVVAVGCMAERYGKELAEALPEADGVLGFDDYSDISDRLQTILNGGIHASHTPRDRRKLLPISPAERQESAAEVALPGHAPVDLPDGLAPASGPRAPLRRRLDGAPVASVKLASGCDRRCSFCAIPSFRGSFISRRPSDVLNETRWLAEQGVKEIMLVSENNTSYGKDLGDIRLLESLLPELAEVDGIERVRVSYLQPAEMRPGLIDVLTSTPKIAPYFDLSFQHSAPDVLRSMRRFGDTDRFLELLDTIRGKAPQAGVRSNFIVGFPGESESDLAELERFLNGARLDAIGVFGYSDEDGTEAATYENKLDEDVVAERLARVSRLAEELVSQRAEERLGETLQVLVESVDSEDADGAYGRAAHQAPETDGQVLLTSGEGLSIGRMVEAKVVGTEGVDLVAEPLQGTLACSEEAGR